The nucleotide sequence CTGGTGTTGCTGCCGGTCGGGGCGAGCCTCGTGTTGGGCATTTCAGCGCTGGAACTGCTGGAATCGAGTCATGTGCATTCCCAGACATTGGCGGCAGAGCTCAAAGGTCAGCTGGCCGGTGCAGCCGGGGGGCTGGAGAGAATACAGGCGCTGGAAGCCCGGCAGCATGCCCAGCAGACCCGGCTGCAACTCGCGCAGTGGTTGGTGGCTGGTGGGCTTGGCATCACCGTGCTGCTGACCTGCCTGCTGGGGGTTCATACCTATCAGCGCCTGGTACGCCCTCTGAGACGCACGCTGGATTTCGCACGCCAGGTGGCGGCCGGCAACCTATCCCAATCGATGGTGCTGGAGGGCAGTGATGAGGTGGCACGGCTGGTCCAGTCACTGGACAGCATGCGCAAGTCGCTGGTGGGGATCGTCAGTGAGGTCAATGCCGGGATCAGTATCGTGCGACCGGCCGCGACGGATATCAGCCACGGCAATCAGGATTTCTCGTCCCGCGTCGAACAGCAGGCCGCTTCGCTTGAGGAAACGGCTGCCAGCATGGAGCAGATGACCGGCACGGTCCGCCAGAACGCCGACAATGCCAGCCAGGCATCGCGTCTGGCCGACCAGACCACCCGTGCCTCCCGCGAGGGGGACGAGGCGATGCAGGCCGTGGTCGAACGCATGCAAGGCATCACCGCCACTTCGCGGCAGATGGCTGACATCATCAAGGTCATCGATTCGATCGCCTTCCAGACCAACCTGCTGGCACTCAATGCCTCGGTGGAAGCGGCGAGAGCCGGAGAACATGGGCGCGGATTCGCCGTCGTGGCCGGTGAGGTGCGCAACCTTGCCTCACGCAGTGCCGAGGCGGCTCGTCAGATCAAGTCGCTGATCGACACGACTCAACGCGAGATTCATGCAGGCGGCACCCGTGTCGATGAGGCACGTGCCACCATGGTGGACATCGTGGCGGGCATTTCGCGCGTCAATGATCTGATCGCCGAAATCTCCGCGGCCTCGCGGGAACAATCCGGCGGGATCGAGCAGATCAACATGGCCATCAACGAGATGGAGCAGGCGACACAGCAGAACGCCCAGCGCGTTCAGAGCAGCGCCCATCTCGCGCAGGACCTGGAGGGCTCGGTGGCCGGGCTGTCGCATGCCGTCAACGTGTTTCGCTTCGGTGGCGAAGGGCCTGAGCGCGTGCCAGCGCGCTCGCCATCCGTGCCGACAGAGGCGGCCCGTGACAGCGTCCGGTCAGCTGACCCTGCGGGACATGATCAGGGCGGCGATCAGTGGAAAAGCTTCTAGGTTTCGCTCCCCACTCAGGCAAAGGTGTCTCCCGAATCCCTGCGCAGGAGGCTGGAGGGCTTGCGCGTGATCTGGAGATGACGGAAGACGATTTTGCCCGGATCGCGCGTCTGATCTATCAGCGAGCGGGCATCGTGCTGGCGCGTCACAAGCGCGAGATGGTCTACAGCCGGCTGTCTCGCCGTCTGCGGCTGCATGGGCTCACCCGTTTCAGCGATTATCTGGCGATGCTGGAAGGCGGTCGCGCGTCCGGAGCCAAGGATGAATGGCCAGCCTTCATCAACGCGCTGACGACCAATCTCACCGCCTTTTTCCGCGAGCCTCATCACTTCACCCTGCTGAGTCATTTCCTCGAGCAACGCCTGCAGGCGCGAGGGGGCAAGTTGCGCATCTGGTGTGCGGCGGCCTCCACGGGCGAAGAGCCCTATTCGATCGCGATGGTACTGCGTGAGGTGCTCGGCGCTGCGGCGGACCAGGTGGAGCTGATCGCCACGGATATCGACACCGATGCCCTCAACGAGGCCGAAGCCGGGGTCTATCCCCTCGAGCGCATCGCCAAGCTGGGGGATGAGCGCTGCAAGCGCTTCTTGCTGCGCGGCAGCGGTCGCCGAGAGGGGCTGGTCCGAGTCAAACCCGAGATTCGACGTCTGGTGCGTTATCGCCAGCTGAATCTGCTTGATGCTCAGTGGGGGCTGGGCAATGGATTTGACGCGATCTTCTGTCGCAACGTCATGATCTATTTCGACAAGGCGACGCAATCGCGCCTGCTGGATCGCTTTGCCTTGATGCTCAAGCCGGATGGACTGCTGTTCGCCGGCCATTCCGAGAACTTCTCCTGGCTCAATGACGCCTTCACGCTGCGCGGCCAGACCGTCTATACCCTGTCGGAACGCAAGCGTGCGGAGATCTTCACGCACGACGGAAAGCCCCTGTCCAGCGGCTGAGAGCATGTCTCGGCATGCGTAGGTGGGCATCGGTCCACGATCGGCGTTGCCCGAGGGGCGCATGAGCATTCATCAACGATTCGTCATCATTGCCAGGCGTGGTTGTGCGAGGCGATTCACCACCGCTGGCCTACTCGATAGACCGCCCGGGAGTCACAGGATGTACAAGCGAACCTCATCATCGACCTCGCATGGCGCAATGTCCGGTCGCCATGAACTCGACAGCGGCGATGCGGCGGCCGGCGCTCCGGTGGCCGGCACTCCGGCGGCCGGCGCCCTGGCGGACGGTTCCTTGAGCAGCGTGGTGCCGATTCGTGTGCTGTGTGTCGACGATTCCGCACTGATCCGCGAGCTGATGAGCGAGATCATCAATGCGCAGCCAGACATGGAGGTGATCGCCAGTGCGCCGGACCCGCTGGTGGCCAGAGACCTGATCAAGCGTCACGACCCGGATGTCCTGACCCTGGATGTGGAAATGCCGCGCATGGACGGTCTCGAGTTTCTGGAGCGCCTGATGCGCCTGCGGCCGATGCCGGTCGTGATGGTCTCGTCGCTGACCGAACGCGGTGGCGAAATCACCCTGCGTGCCCTGGAGCTCGGAGCCGTGGATTTCGTGTCCAAGCCGCGCCTGGGGATTCGGGGTGGCATGCTGGAATATGCCGATGTGATCGCCGACAAGATTCGTGCCGCAGCCCAGGCTCGGGTCCGCCC is from Cobetia marina and encodes:
- a CDS encoding methyl-accepting chemotaxis protein; this translates as MRNNQPVTAREYPIGEHDYLISRTDLQGRITYANSVFIEVSGFTRDELIGAPHNLVRHPQMPEAAFENLWSTLKSGKNWQGLVKNRRKDGDFYWVDACVTPLMENGEVMGFASVRVKASREQIERAERVYRAMEAGEGGYRLLRGQIISTGVSGIFRRFARWRLARRIASLVLLPVGASLVLGISALELLESSHVHSQTLAAELKGQLAGAAGGLERIQALEARQHAQQTRLQLAQWLVAGGLGITVLLTCLLGVHTYQRLVRPLRRTLDFARQVAAGNLSQSMVLEGSDEVARLVQSLDSMRKSLVGIVSEVNAGISIVRPAATDISHGNQDFSSRVEQQAASLEETAASMEQMTGTVRQNADNASQASRLADQTTRASREGDEAMQAVVERMQGITATSRQMADIIKVIDSIAFQTNLLALNASVEAARAGEHGRGFAVVAGEVRNLASRSAEAARQIKSLIDTTQREIHAGGTRVDEARATMVDIVAGISRVNDLIAEISAASREQSGGIEQINMAINEMEQATQQNAQRVQSSAHLAQDLEGSVAGLSHAVNVFRFGGEGPERVPARSPSVPTEAARDSVRSADPAGHDQGGDQWKSF
- a CDS encoding CheR family methyltransferase, encoding MTEDDFARIARLIYQRAGIVLARHKREMVYSRLSRRLRLHGLTRFSDYLAMLEGGRASGAKDEWPAFINALTTNLTAFFREPHHFTLLSHFLEQRLQARGGKLRIWCAAASTGEEPYSIAMVLREVLGAAADQVELIATDIDTDALNEAEAGVYPLERIAKLGDERCKRFLLRGSGRREGLVRVKPEIRRLVRYRQLNLLDAQWGLGNGFDAIFCRNVMIYFDKATQSRLLDRFALMLKPDGLLFAGHSENFSWLNDAFTLRGQTVYTLSERKRAEIFTHDGKPLSSG